The following are encoded in a window of Candidatus Woesearchaeota archaeon genomic DNA:
- the mutS gene encoding DNA mismatch repair protein MutS: MGAIKGFVESFVDRAEITPAMRQFLQVKDENPDCILLFRMGDFYETFYDDAVMVAKVLDITLTKRGTKNPVPLAGIPYHALENYLPKLIKAGLKVGIVEQLEDPKQAKGVVKRGLVRIVTPGTIIESTMLTEKQNNYLVAFCPDATFKLVGLAVADLSTGEFIVTEILSEQLEHEFTRINPAEILFPETLQSQQYHEKFPLLLKRTFFINPYHDRYFLREFGYKTIVEHFKVLSLDCFALEDKSLAISAGGALLYYLKQTQKASLLHFKKISYYTTDQFMICDKATIFNLELLENIRDKTTHATLLGVLDKTKTPMGGRLLKKWMLHPLLDLEEIRQRHHGVYSLYMNILLRKDIINQLEKINDIERLISRINYGNANPRDLLSLKNSLSALPEIKQLLQAIAGTLFKKIISLDDFKEVTDLIAAGINDDPPISIRDGGIIKQSYNKEVDELHDICSHGKEFIKNLEEKERLTTGIKSLKIGFNNIFGYYIEVTKTNLTMVPNHYIRKQTIANGERFITHELKAYEEKILGAEEKIKIIEYELFQKIVNKIMEFTQQIQETSQAIGELDVLQSFATVAVHNNYVQPNMLDHACFDLYLEQSRHPVIEELEETFIPNDITLNDQTKLMVITGPNMAGKSTVMRQVALIVLMAQIGSFVPAAKAEISVVDRIFTRVGAHDDLTHGQSTFMVEMNETAAILNNATEKSLIIMDEIGRGTSTFDGVALAWSVAEYISKNIKAKTMFATHYHVLTKLGDYPGVKNYNIAVKECEDSIIFLRKLISGGTDKSYGIHVAKLAGLPEAVLVRAREIQETLEEEDTMLDDLTHLTKSDDKNKQMTLSEAVR, encoded by the coding sequence ATGGGTGCCATAAAGGGGTTTGTTGAGAGTTTTGTTGATAGGGCAGAAATAACACCAGCAATGCGTCAATTTTTGCAGGTAAAGGACGAAAACCCTGATTGTATTCTTCTTTTTAGAATGGGTGATTTTTATGAAACGTTCTACGATGATGCAGTGATGGTTGCAAAAGTTCTTGATATCACCTTAACAAAGCGCGGCACTAAAAATCCAGTGCCTTTAGCAGGCATTCCTTATCATGCATTGGAAAATTATCTCCCTAAACTGATTAAAGCAGGGCTTAAAGTTGGCATTGTTGAACAGTTAGAAGATCCGAAACAAGCAAAAGGCGTTGTTAAAAGAGGTTTAGTAAGAATAGTAACCCCTGGAACTATTATTGAATCAACGATGCTGACTGAAAAACAAAATAATTACCTTGTAGCATTTTGTCCGGATGCAACATTCAAACTAGTAGGTTTAGCTGTTGCAGATCTTTCAACAGGTGAGTTTATCGTCACTGAAATACTATCCGAGCAATTAGAGCATGAATTTACCCGAATAAATCCCGCAGAAATCTTGTTTCCTGAAACTTTGCAGTCTCAACAATATCATGAGAAATTTCCTTTACTTTTAAAAAGAACTTTTTTTATAAATCCCTATCATGACCGTTATTTTTTAAGAGAGTTTGGTTATAAAACTATTGTTGAGCATTTCAAGGTATTATCTTTAGATTGCTTTGCTCTCGAAGATAAGTCTCTTGCTATAAGCGCAGGAGGAGCATTGTTATATTATCTTAAACAAACACAAAAAGCAAGCCTTCTTCATTTTAAAAAAATAAGTTATTATACCACAGATCAATTTATGATCTGTGATAAGGCAACAATCTTTAATTTAGAATTGTTAGAAAATATTCGTGACAAAACAACACATGCTACATTATTAGGTGTTTTGGATAAAACAAAGACACCGATGGGTGGAAGATTATTAAAAAAATGGATGTTGCATCCTCTGTTAGATCTTGAAGAAATACGTCAACGCCACCATGGAGTATATTCATTATATATGAATATACTATTAAGAAAAGATATTATCAACCAGCTTGAAAAAATAAACGACATTGAACGGCTTATTTCACGTATTAATTATGGCAATGCAAATCCAAGAGATTTATTGTCTTTAAAAAACTCTCTTTCTGCACTTCCTGAAATAAAGCAATTGCTGCAGGCAATTGCTGGAACATTGTTTAAAAAAATAATCTCCTTGGATGATTTCAAAGAAGTTACCGATCTCATTGCTGCAGGAATTAATGATGACCCTCCGATCAGCATACGTGATGGGGGAATTATTAAACAAAGTTATAATAAAGAAGTTGACGAATTGCATGATATTTGCAGTCATGGAAAAGAATTTATAAAAAATCTTGAAGAAAAAGAGCGTTTAACAACAGGTATAAAATCATTAAAAATTGGTTTTAATAATATTTTTGGGTATTATATTGAAGTTACCAAAACAAATCTAACCATGGTTCCAAATCATTATATCAGGAAACAAACTATTGCAAATGGCGAACGCTTTATTACTCATGAACTAAAAGCATATGAAGAAAAAATTCTTGGCGCAGAAGAGAAGATTAAAATTATTGAATACGAGCTATTTCAAAAAATAGTGAATAAAATAATGGAGTTTACTCAGCAAATTCAGGAAACTTCACAAGCAATAGGTGAACTTGATGTCCTTCAGAGTTTTGCCACTGTTGCAGTTCATAATAACTATGTGCAGCCAAATATGCTCGATCATGCCTGTTTTGATCTGTATTTAGAACAATCACGCCATCCTGTTATAGAAGAATTAGAAGAAACATTTATTCCTAATGACATTACTCTTAATGATCAAACAAAGCTGATGGTTATTACTGGACCAAATATGGCTGGAAAGTCAACCGTGATGAGACAAGTTGCTTTAATTGTTTTAATGGCTCAAATAGGGAGTTTTGTTCCTGCAGCAAAAGCAGAGATAAGTGTTGTTGACAGAATTTTTACGCGCGTAGGGGCGCATGATGATTTAACTCATGGTCAATCAACCTTTATGGTAGAGATGAATGAAACAGCTGCCATCTTGAACAATGCAACTGAAAAATCATTAATTATTATGGATGAAATTGGTCGCGGGACAAGCACGTTTGATGGTGTTGCCCTTGCATGGAGTGTGGCAGAATATATTAGTAAAAACATAAAAGCAAAAACAATGTTTGCCACCCATTATCACGTATTAACAAAATTAGGTGATTATCCTGGAGTTAAAAACTATAATATTGCCGTCAAAGAATGCGAGGATTCTATTATTTTTCTAAGAAAATTAATTTCTGGCGGTACTGATAAAAGTTATGGTATTCATGTAGCTAAACTTGCAGGATTGCCAGAAGCTGTTCTTGTGCGGGCAAGGGAGATACAGGAAACTCTTGAAGAAGAAGATACTATGCTTGATGATTTGACTCATCTTACAAAATCAGATGATAAAAATAAGCAGATGACATTGTCAGAAGCAGTGAGGTGA
- a CDS encoding YgiQ family radical SAM protein, which translates to MTFLPTTIQEAKRYYQQFTSFDVIFITGDPYYDHPLNGTALLARLLDKKDYKVGIIPQPQTDADFSKLGKPKYFFCISSGLLDSMLANYTPMLKKREHIHVPEHAVITYTHTIKRLFKESTTVIGGVEATIRRFAHFDYVENKLRRGILNDSKADFLIFGNAERSLLNLLEALKNNNNNNNNNMKRIDGIALRVKKEDLPHNVRFLPSFEEQTADKTKFNLAARIQFLLPDDPFIEQTGQGYILHNRPGHPLNEEEMDYVYELPFTRKLHPATIEFNAIREIVEFLDYSVVLGRGCWGGCYFCVIPLVQGKNIARRSKEGIIKEIKQLQQKKVSKINDLTMPTLNMYGSYCAVYNVPEQIYSPILNQQITVYNKTQYCNQQCVGCKYRKLRDDLIPLLEDVEKLNINLELRSAIRHDIILDQKKLFRKIMQFVTRLKIAPEHIRDTVLKNMNKSNKKAFDEFLKEYELINREQHTHKKLVPYFVAAHPGCTEEDMKALKEYCKKNNIFIELTQVFTPTPGTVSTAMYYSGENPISREKVHVPRTFREKKDQKNILLTISNNTIQRFQRPHKPHEDDEDSLPQNDENG; encoded by the coding sequence ATGACATTTTTACCAACTACAATCCAAGAAGCAAAAAGATATTACCAACAGTTCACTAGTTTTGATGTTATTTTTATCACTGGAGATCCTTATTATGATCATCCCTTAAATGGCACTGCATTATTAGCAAGACTCCTTGATAAAAAAGATTACAAAGTAGGCATTATTCCACAACCGCAAACTGATGCTGATTTTTCAAAGCTTGGAAAACCAAAATATTTTTTTTGCATTAGTTCTGGATTGCTTGATTCAATGCTTGCAAATTATACACCTATGCTCAAAAAAAGAGAACACATCCATGTTCCAGAACATGCAGTTATTACCTACACCCACACCATAAAACGCTTGTTTAAAGAAAGCACTACCGTGATTGGAGGCGTAGAAGCAACGATTAGAAGATTTGCTCATTTTGACTATGTTGAAAACAAGCTTCGAAGAGGAATCTTGAATGATAGTAAAGCTGATTTTCTTATATTCGGCAATGCTGAGCGATCATTGCTTAATCTGTTGGAAGCATTAAAAAATAATAATAATAATAATAATAATAACATGAAGCGTATTGACGGTATTGCTTTAAGAGTTAAAAAAGAAGACTTGCCTCATAACGTAAGATTTTTGCCAAGCTTTGAAGAACAAACAGCTGATAAAACAAAGTTTAACCTCGCTGCAAGAATACAATTTCTCTTACCTGACGATCCATTTATTGAACAAACAGGACAAGGTTATATTCTTCATAATAGACCAGGTCATCCTTTAAATGAAGAGGAAATGGATTATGTCTATGAGTTACCATTTACTAGAAAATTACACCCAGCTACTATTGAGTTTAATGCTATTCGAGAAATCGTTGAGTTTTTAGATTATTCTGTGGTGCTTGGCAGAGGGTGCTGGGGCGGATGTTATTTCTGCGTTATTCCTTTAGTCCAAGGAAAGAATATTGCAAGGAGAAGTAAAGAAGGCATTATTAAAGAAATAAAACAATTACAGCAAAAAAAAGTCAGCAAAATAAATGATTTAACCATGCCAACATTAAACATGTATGGAAGTTATTGCGCAGTTTATAATGTTCCTGAACAAATCTATTCACCAATTCTCAACCAGCAGATTACCGTGTACAACAAAACACAATATTGCAATCAACAATGTGTTGGCTGCAAATATAGAAAACTCCGCGACGATTTAATCCCTCTTCTTGAAGATGTTGAAAAACTAAACATCAATTTAGAGTTACGAAGCGCTATTCGTCATGATATAATTCTTGATCAGAAAAAATTATTTAGAAAGATTATGCAATTTGTCACCAGGTTAAAAATAGCGCCTGAGCATATTCGAGATACTGTATTAAAAAATATGAATAAATCAAATAAAAAAGCATTTGATGAATTTTTAAAAGAATATGAGCTCATTAATCGCGAACAGCATACTCATAAGAAATTAGTGCCTTATTTTGTCGCAGCCCATCCTGGCTGCACTGAAGAAGATATGAAAGCATTGAAGGAATATTGCAAAAAGAACAATATCTTTATCGAATTAACGCAAGTATTTACTCCAACACCAGGGACAGTCTCAACTGCAATGTATTATAGCGGCGAAAATCCCATTTCACGAGAAAAGGTGCATGTGCCAAGAACATTTCGAGAGAAAAAAGATCAGAAGAATATATTGTTAACTATCAGCAATAATACTATTCAAAGATTTCAAAGACCTCATAAACCTCACGAAGATGATGAAGATAGTTTACCACAAAATGATGAGAATGGATAA
- a CDS encoding type II methionyl aminopeptidase, protein MVTYQDNTEDWFTAGKLAQKYVKYASSLIKEGKQVLDVAEHIEEKILDEGAIPAWPVNLSVNTCAAHYTPHYEDKLTFTKQDIVKCDVGVAVNGAIGDNAITVDLTGKSAALVNASLDALTNAADFLKIGISLGEIGKVIEEIITNAGFQPVRNLSGHGLDRFKVHTPPSVPNFANNSSTKLQKAQIIAIEPFATTGIGRIKDSQDPQIFEVISTKPIRDAIARDVFKELQSHGGLPYGKRWLCKKFSEAKVNYGLKQLLANNNIMAHPPLVEVSDGLVSQAEWTFLIDDDVVILTK, encoded by the coding sequence ATGGTAACATATCAAGATAACACTGAGGATTGGTTTACTGCAGGGAAATTAGCTCAAAAATATGTTAAATATGCTTCTTCTTTGATTAAAGAAGGAAAACAAGTATTAGATGTTGCAGAGCATATTGAAGAAAAAATCCTTGATGAAGGAGCAATTCCAGCATGGCCAGTAAATTTATCGGTAAATACCTGTGCTGCTCATTATACACCTCATTATGAAGACAAATTAACCTTTACTAAACAAGATATAGTGAAATGCGATGTTGGTGTTGCGGTGAATGGCGCAATTGGCGATAATGCAATTACTGTTGATTTAACGGGAAAATCTGCTGCATTAGTCAACGCATCCTTAGATGCATTAACCAATGCAGCAGATTTTCTTAAAATTGGAATTTCATTAGGAGAAATTGGTAAGGTTATTGAAGAAATAATAACCAACGCAGGTTTTCAACCAGTACGAAACCTTTCAGGACATGGCTTGGATAGATTTAAAGTTCATACGCCGCCTTCAGTTCCTAATTTTGCTAATAACAGCTCGACAAAACTACAAAAAGCCCAGATTATTGCTATTGAGCCGTTTGCAACAACAGGCATAGGGAGAATTAAAGATAGTCAAGATCCTCAAATTTTTGAAGTAATCAGTACAAAGCCAATAAGGGATGCGATTGCAAGGGATGTATTTAAAGAATTGCAATCACACGGCGGTTTGCCTTATGGTAAACGCTGGCTTTGCAAAAAATTCTCAGAAGCAAAAGTAAACTATGGATTAAAACAATTATTGGCAAATAACAATATTATGGCTCATCCACCGTTAGTTGAAGTAAGTGATGGTTTAGTTAGCCAGGCAGAATGGACATTCCTAATAGATGATGATGTAGTGATTTTAACTAAGTAG
- a CDS encoding GNAT family N-acetyltransferase — MDIDFSQVKAVRLSRLFDLSKFDCGDQDINDFLKNDAITYQDNKLATTTIFVYNEQVIGFFSAAADSIKLKFKEKQDHHFQEKPIQEFPAIKIARIGRDFNYNRQGIGTNILKWSIGYVLGCSEMIAVRFITVDAYPNKVKWYEQFGFVRNLDDKYTRKDNHVSMRYDLFNGSLK, encoded by the coding sequence TTGGATATAGATTTTTCTCAAGTTAAAGCAGTTAGATTATCTCGTTTGTTTGATCTATCAAAATTTGATTGTGGTGATCAAGATATAAATGATTTTTTGAAGAACGATGCAATAACTTATCAAGATAATAAATTAGCGACAACTACAATCTTTGTTTATAATGAACAAGTAATCGGTTTCTTCTCTGCTGCAGCTGATTCCATCAAATTAAAATTTAAAGAAAAACAGGATCATCATTTTCAAGAGAAACCAATACAGGAGTTTCCAGCTATTAAAATTGCTCGAATTGGAAGAGATTTCAACTATAACAGACAAGGCATTGGTACAAATATATTGAAGTGGTCAATAGGGTATGTCTTGGGTTGTTCAGAAATGATAGCAGTACGATTTATTACTGTTGATGCTTATCCAAACAAAGTAAAGTGGTATGAACAGTTTGGTTTTGTACGTAATCTTGATGATAAGTATACGCGAAAAGATAATCATGTAAGTATGCGATATGATTTGTTTAATGGAAGTTTGAAATAA
- a CDS encoding DMT family transporter, which produces MLSGIMFAIAGMFFYGISTLFAKYLLEKEKMPPEIFAVLRLGISALFLLPLLVMGDINSLLSLTFKQWLMIISIGIIGAIPYFFFIKGLEKGEVSLTTALAKTSVIITLLLSFVFLDEVLSPVKYSIISMIILATLLISFKIDHKLTIKRSFVSLEYALLAAVGWGVVYFLMKFMVTSIGALASAFFLEFFVFVFTYIYVKVTSKQNMIAEFTMLQRSTKLFLLFAGLTVSLGTLFYAFAIHSEKVSLVIPITESSPFIALLGGYLFFKEQLSLQQKIGAIVIVICIVLLSIEV; this is translated from the coding sequence ATGTTATCAGGAATTATGTTTGCAATAGCAGGTATGTTTTTTTATGGAATAAGCACGTTATTTGCTAAGTACTTATTAGAAAAAGAAAAAATGCCACCAGAAATATTTGCAGTGCTGAGGTTAGGAATTAGCGCATTGTTTCTTCTTCCATTATTAGTTATGGGCGATATTAATTCGTTACTATCACTCACCTTTAAACAATGGCTGATGATAATAAGCATAGGCATTATTGGTGCAATACCTTATTTCTTTTTTATTAAAGGATTAGAAAAAGGAGAGGTCTCTTTGACAACTGCACTTGCCAAAACTTCAGTCATTATTACGCTTCTGCTTTCATTTGTTTTTTTGGATGAAGTTCTTTCTCCAGTAAAATATAGTATAATTAGTATGATTATTTTAGCAACGCTGTTGATTTCATTTAAAATTGATCACAAGCTTACTATTAAACGATCATTTGTTAGTCTAGAATATGCATTACTTGCTGCTGTTGGCTGGGGAGTAGTTTATTTTCTTATGAAATTTATGGTTACAAGCATAGGCGCTCTTGCAAGCGCCTTCTTCCTCGAATTTTTTGTCTTTGTATTCACGTATATATATGTTAAAGTAACCTCCAAGCAAAATATGATCGCAGAGTTTACTATGTTGCAACGCTCAACCAAACTCTTTCTGCTTTTTGCAGGACTAACTGTTTCATTAGGAACATTATTTTATGCATTTGCTATACATAGCGAGAAAGTATCATTAGTTATTCCTATAACTGAATCATCTCCATTCATAGCATTACTCGGCGGATATCTATTTTTTAAAGAACAGTTGTCATTGCAACAAAAAATAGGCGCGATTGTTATTGTAATATGCATTGTTTTATTAAGCATAGAAGTATAA
- a CDS encoding helix-turn-helix transcriptional regulator, which produces MVQRITIIRRRLPSQSLNEELQWLGSSLGLFNTRDRDKSCFRIFIELLKTTKQQKPLSSDSISTKLSLSRGTVVHHLHKLQEAGIVVIEHKGYILRVNNLKRLVDELEHDMERTLEDIKEIADRIDQRLQ; this is translated from the coding sequence ATGGTTCAGCGTATTACTATTATTAGGCGAAGATTGCCAAGCCAGAGTTTAAATGAAGAACTCCAATGGTTAGGGTCTTCTTTAGGGTTGTTCAATACTCGTGATAGAGATAAAAGTTGTTTTCGCATATTTATTGAACTATTAAAAACAACAAAACAGCAAAAACCTCTATCTTCAGATAGTATCTCTACTAAATTATCACTTTCCCGCGGCACTGTTGTTCATCATCTCCATAAACTTCAAGAGGCAGGGATTGTTGTTATTGAACATAAAGGGTATATCTTGCGTGTTAATAATCTCAAGCGTTTGGTTGATGAACTTGAACATGACATGGAACGAACTTTAGAAGATATTAAGGAAATTGCAGATAGAATTGATCAGAGGTTGCAATAG
- the nirD gene encoding nitrite reductase small subunit NirD, translating into MSDIEEVCSVDEIPEGGSKVVDIGDKEIALFKIEGEIYAINNACPHRQGPLGEGEVKGNVVTCPLHRWQFDVISGKSVFPPGQQVACYKVEIRGDKVFVECT; encoded by the coding sequence ATGTCTGATATTGAAGAAGTATGTTCAGTTGATGAAATTCCTGAAGGTGGTTCGAAAGTTGTTGATATTGGTGATAAAGAAATAGCATTATTTAAGATAGAGGGAGAAATATATGCTATTAATAATGCTTGTCCTCATCGTCAAGGGCCGTTAGGTGAAGGCGAAGTGAAAGGAAATGTAGTGACTTGCCCATTACATCGTTGGCAATTCGATGTTATTTCTGGAAAAAGTGTATTTCCTCCTGGGCAGCAAGTTGCCTGTTACAAAGTAGAAATCAGGGGAGATAAAGTGTTTGTCGAATGTACGTAA
- a CDS encoding hydroxyacid dehydrogenase, producing MAKLAFFELEPWEKNYISGKLKKHTLIFVDKELHARNLENIKDIDGLIVFVHSQITADMINKLKKLKLVATMSTGYDHIALDACKQRRIIVCNVPFYGENTVAEYAFALLLSLSRKIHKTYMRTIQGNFSLKELRGFDLKGKTLGVIGTGHIGQHVIAMAKGFEMNVLGYARTSDKKLAKKLGFTYTSLPTLLKKSDIITIHVPYTKETHHLIDKNAVKHMKKGVILINTSRGSVIETEALLYGLKKKIIAGAGLDVLEAESFIQDEKRLLKTRHIESSQLKLMLEDHALLEDDHVLITPHNAFNTTEAIQRIMDTTIDNINQFFSKKKVKNKVV from the coding sequence ATGGCAAAACTTGCATTCTTTGAACTAGAGCCATGGGAAAAGAACTATATCTCTGGAAAATTAAAAAAACATACGCTTATTTTTGTTGATAAAGAACTCCATGCTCGAAATCTGGAGAATATTAAAGATATTGATGGTTTAATTGTGTTTGTGCATTCTCAAATAACAGCTGATATGATTAATAAATTAAAAAAATTAAAACTGGTTGCAACGATGTCAACAGGCTATGATCATATCGCGCTTGACGCATGCAAACAGCGTCGAATTATTGTCTGCAATGTACCTTTTTATGGTGAAAATACTGTTGCAGAATATGCATTTGCGCTGCTGTTGAGCTTATCGCGAAAGATTCATAAAACATATATGCGTACCATTCAAGGAAATTTTTCTCTTAAAGAGTTGCGTGGTTTTGACTTAAAAGGAAAAACCCTTGGTGTTATTGGCACGGGACATATAGGACAGCATGTTATTGCCATGGCAAAAGGTTTTGAAATGAATGTTTTGGGTTATGCAAGAACTTCTGACAAAAAGCTTGCAAAAAAGCTGGGATTTACCTATACAAGTTTGCCAACGCTGTTAAAAAAATCTGATATTATCACTATCCATGTCCCTTATACTAAAGAAACACATCATTTAATTGATAAGAATGCAGTTAAACATATGAAAAAAGGCGTCATTTTGATTAATACTTCTCGCGGCAGTGTTATTGAAACTGAAGCATTATTATATGGTTTGAAAAAAAAGATTATTGCTGGAGCTGGATTAGATGTACTAGAAGCAGAATCATTTATTCAAGACGAAAAAAGATTATTAAAAACAAGGCATATTGAAAGCAGCCAATTGAAATTAATGCTTGAAGACCATGCGCTTCTTGAGGACGATCATGTTTTAATCACTCCCCATAACGCATTTAATACTACTGAAGCCATACAAAGGATTATGGATACAACTATTGACAATATTAATCAATTTTTTAGCAAGAAGAAAGTAAAGAATAAAGTAGTTTAG